In Thermodesulfobacteriota bacterium, the following proteins share a genomic window:
- the purD gene encoding phosphoribosylamine--glycine ligase — protein MKVLVVGGGGREHALCWKISKSPLVTAVYCAPGNIGISKNSTCVDIKVTDIESLVRFAKAEEIDLTIVGPEIPLSLGIVDRFQEEGLCIFGPTQAAAEIESSKAYSKNLMKKYNIPTAFFSTFTDYNEAVEWVKEVKPPLVVKADGLAAGKGVIICHTEDEAIRVLDDIMNSKIFGDSGNQVVIEEFLEGEEVSFIAFTDGENVVPLESSQDHKPLLDDDEGPNTGGMGAYSPAPIVTTQMHAAIMNQVMIPTVQAMKEEGRLYKGILYAGLMIKDNDIKVLEFNCRFGDPEAQPLLMRMESDIIPLIYEISKGGVAKEEIRWYDDASVCVVMASKGYPGDYKKGFQIHRIDEVNSMDGVLVFHSGTAGQDDNIVANGGRVLGVTALGGSIPDAINSVYKAVNHIDNDSLYFRTDIGKKALKYI, from the coding sequence ATGAAAGTATTAGTAGTAGGAGGCGGGGGGCGTGAACACGCTCTTTGCTGGAAAATCTCAAAAAGTCCACTTGTAACTGCGGTCTATTGCGCCCCAGGCAATATTGGTATTTCTAAAAACTCCACATGTGTGGATATAAAAGTGACTGATATAGAATCACTTGTTAGGTTTGCTAAGGCCGAAGAGATTGATTTAACAATCGTAGGTCCTGAAATACCATTGTCTCTTGGTATTGTAGATAGATTCCAGGAGGAGGGGCTTTGTATTTTCGGTCCTACTCAAGCTGCTGCAGAAATTGAGAGTAGTAAGGCATATTCAAAGAACTTAATGAAAAAATACAATATACCTACAGCATTCTTCTCTACTTTTACGGATTACAATGAAGCTGTCGAATGGGTTAAAGAGGTTAAGCCGCCACTAGTAGTTAAAGCTGACGGGCTTGCTGCCGGAAAGGGGGTCATAATTTGTCATACAGAAGATGAAGCAATCAGAGTTTTAGATGACATTATGAACAGCAAAATTTTTGGAGATTCTGGAAATCAGGTTGTAATTGAAGAATTTCTAGAAGGTGAGGAGGTTTCCTTTATTGCATTTACAGACGGCGAGAATGTAGTGCCGCTTGAATCCTCTCAGGATCATAAACCTCTTTTAGATGATGATGAGGGCCCTAATACTGGCGGGATGGGCGCTTATTCCCCTGCACCTATCGTAACAACTCAGATGCACGCGGCAATAATGAATCAGGTAATGATTCCAACAGTACAAGCAATGAAAGAAGAAGGGCGTTTATATAAAGGAATTCTCTACGCTGGACTTATGATTAAGGACAATGATATAAAGGTTTTGGAGTTTAATTGCCGCTTTGGAGACCCGGAGGCTCAACCCCTACTTATGAGAATGGAATCAGACATAATTCCTCTTATTTACGAAATTTCTAAAGGGGGGGTAGCGAAAGAGGAAATTAGGTGGTATGATGATGCTTCCGTTTGTGTAGTTATGGCTTCCAAGGGGTATCCTGGGGACTATAAGAAAGGATTTCAAATTCACCGGATTGATGAAGTAAATAGTATGGACGGGGTTTTGGTTTTTCACTCCGGAACCGCCGGCCAGGATGATAATATTGTCGCAAACGGAGGAAGAGTTTTAGGCGTTACCGCTCTGGGTGGCAGCATTCCGGATGCAATTAATTCTGTATATAAAGCGGTTAATCATATAGATAACGATTCGCTTTATTTTAGAACGGATATTGGGA